Proteins encoded within one genomic window of Balneolaceae bacterium:
- a CDS encoding AarF/ABC1/UbiB kinase family protein → MTDFPSSKYERGKIFAKTGLKVGKNYASHYLKTLTGRKSEKADVDKKTAEDVFGEFTNLRGTALKIAQTFSIDQGFLPEEFTEVMTQAQYKVPPINRSLVRSIIRRELGKYPEQIFDEFNSEALAAASIGQVHKARLKNGQSVAIKIQYPGVRDTISSDISMAGSLFKRLAANSAQLDDYIAEIESTLLKETDYIEEGKSINRFHERFASNGIVTPEWIPELSTEKVLTMTFIEGVHLKEFLESNPTQEARNYYGQLLWDFFHQQIKDRKEIHADTHPGNFIFTPNNKLGVVDYGCVKSFPEEFFINYLKLLPVHLKRNDQEIIRLYKELDVLRTDPENSKSEKAIYEFCKNYGYTFALPYIEDEFNFGDEEYKRIMAGYTKNAPITSGPRGSKHFIFTTRVHLGLYHFLMKLKAVVQTKKSREIVEEVIHNFHKN, encoded by the coding sequence ATGACAGATTTTCCTTCTTCGAAATATGAGAGAGGAAAAATTTTTGCCAAAACGGGACTCAAAGTTGGCAAGAATTATGCATCTCATTATTTGAAGACACTTACGGGCCGTAAATCTGAAAAAGCCGATGTTGACAAAAAAACTGCAGAGGATGTGTTCGGCGAGTTCACCAATTTGCGCGGTACCGCTTTAAAAATTGCTCAAACCTTCAGTATAGACCAAGGATTTTTGCCCGAAGAGTTTACCGAGGTGATGACTCAAGCCCAATATAAAGTGCCACCCATAAACCGTTCTCTTGTCAGATCTATTATCCGGCGTGAACTCGGAAAATATCCCGAACAAATATTTGACGAATTCAACTCGGAAGCGTTAGCGGCGGCATCGATTGGACAGGTTCATAAAGCCAGGCTCAAAAATGGTCAATCTGTTGCTATTAAAATTCAATACCCTGGTGTTCGGGATACCATTTCGTCTGATATATCTATGGCCGGATCACTCTTTAAACGATTAGCTGCAAACAGCGCTCAGCTTGATGATTACATTGCCGAAATCGAATCAACCCTGCTGAAAGAGACCGATTATATTGAGGAAGGTAAGTCGATTAATCGATTTCATGAGCGCTTTGCCTCCAATGGAATTGTAACACCGGAATGGATACCGGAACTTTCAACTGAAAAAGTGTTGACTATGACGTTCATTGAGGGAGTTCACCTGAAGGAGTTCCTGGAATCCAATCCCACCCAAGAAGCCAGAAATTATTATGGACAATTGCTTTGGGATTTTTTTCATCAACAGATAAAAGACCGAAAAGAGATTCATGCAGATACACATCCGGGAAATTTTATTTTCACTCCAAATAACAAACTTGGAGTTGTTGATTACGGTTGTGTAAAGTCTTTCCCTGAAGAGTTTTTTATCAATTATCTAAAACTGTTGCCTGTTCATTTAAAAAGGAATGATCAAGAGATTATCCGATTGTATAAAGAATTAGATGTATTAAGAACTGACCCCGAGAACAGTAAGTCTGAAAAAGCTATCTACGAATTTTGCAAGAATTACGGTTACACGTTTGCACTACCGTATATAGAAGATGAGTTTAATTTCGGAGATGAAGAGTACAAGCGAATTATGGCTGGCTATACAAAAAATGCACCTATTACGAGCGGCCCCCGGGGGAGTAAACACTTCATATTTACAACACGGGTTCATCTTGGTCTATATCATTTTTTGATGAAACTGAAGGCTGTGGTGCAGACAAAAAAATCAAGGGAGATTGTAGAGGAAGTAATTCACAATTTTCATAAGAATTGA
- a CDS encoding SDR family oxidoreductase yields the protein MSKNIVLIGGSTGIGLKLAELLKENHSVTIISRNNPGLDGVTHHQADITKDELPDLDEPIQGFVYLPGSINLKPFKMLREENFKDDFEINFLGAVKAIKKYEDNLKESNGASVVMFSTVAVQQGLSFHASISAAKGAVEGFVRSMAAEYAPNIRFNAIAPSIVDTPLAKNLLRNDKQRERSEERHPLKRIGKPKDIAEAAKYLLSDESDWMTGQILHLDGGLSSIKQM from the coding sequence ATGAGTAAGAATATTGTTTTAATTGGCGGAAGTACCGGAATTGGGTTAAAACTTGCAGAACTGTTAAAAGAGAACCATTCAGTAACCATCATTTCCAGGAATAATCCCGGACTTGATGGCGTAACCCATCACCAGGCAGATATTACAAAAGACGAACTTCCTGACCTGGATGAACCCATTCAAGGATTTGTTTACCTGCCGGGATCCATCAATCTCAAGCCCTTTAAAATGCTCCGAGAGGAAAATTTTAAAGACGATTTTGAAATTAACTTCCTTGGTGCTGTGAAAGCAATAAAAAAATATGAGGATAATTTGAAGGAATCTAATGGAGCTTCCGTTGTAATGTTTTCTACAGTTGCAGTTCAGCAGGGGCTCTCTTTTCATGCGTCCATCTCAGCCGCAAAAGGTGCTGTTGAAGGTTTTGTACGCTCCATGGCCGCTGAATATGCTCCAAATATTCGTTTTAACGCAATTGCCCCGTCTATTGTAGATACTCCGCTGGCAAAAAATCTGCTGCGAAATGATAAACAGAGAGAGCGATCAGAAGAGAGGCATCCTCTCAAAAGAATTGGAAAACCGAAAGATATTGCAGAAGCTGCTAAATATTTACTGTCTGATGAATCGGACTGGATGACAGGCCAGATTTTACACCTGGATGGCGGACTCTCCTCAATCAAACAGATGTAG
- a CDS encoding flavin reductase: MISKQDIKQMNEIYRLHFINSVTGFKSASLIGTKSRNGITNVAVFSSVTHLGSNPPLAGFFVKPGDDPPDTFNNILQTKSYTINHISSLQAKGAHQTSARYPSNRSEFSEVGFKEEYSGTVYAPYVSESSVKIGLEYQDHYKILINDTVLIVGEIVEIGVPDQFVEPDGHIDLNKAKTMTISGLDAYHKPEKPQRFGYAKLSGEE; the protein is encoded by the coding sequence ATGATCAGCAAACAGGATATTAAACAGATGAATGAGATCTACCGGTTACATTTTATAAACAGTGTAACCGGGTTTAAATCAGCCAGTCTTATCGGGACTAAATCACGAAATGGAATCACAAATGTTGCCGTTTTCAGCAGCGTAACTCACCTGGGATCCAATCCCCCGCTGGCTGGTTTTTTTGTAAAGCCCGGGGATGATCCACCAGATACGTTCAACAATATCCTGCAAACAAAGAGCTACACTATCAACCATATTTCATCCCTCCAGGCAAAAGGTGCTCATCAAACCTCAGCCCGGTATCCATCAAACAGATCAGAATTTTCAGAGGTTGGATTTAAAGAGGAATATTCTGGAACAGTGTATGCACCTTACGTTTCTGAATCTTCAGTAAAGATCGGATTGGAATATCAAGATCACTATAAAATTCTTATTAATGATACTGTTTTAATTGTAGGAGAGATTGTTGAGATAGGAGTACCCGATCAATTTGTTGAACCTGACGGGCATATTGATCTGAACAAAGCGAAAACTATGACGATCAGCGGGTTGGACGCCTATCACAAACCAGAAAAGCCACAACGATTCGGTTACGCTAAACTATCAGGTGAAGAATAA
- a CDS encoding SusD/RagB family nutrient-binding outer membrane lipoprotein has protein sequence MKLSKTLILLTALLFALTSCEDYLDINTDPNAATSVSPDLLFPTVLANVAANRAIEIMPSNAFFINAWAPNGSAGVFINPDRYTISPFSTGNTWSNWYGTSSRNLTLMIQAAENQEPTRPNVAAQAKIMQAYLFFSLTMMWEDVPFTQALDPDEFPEPAFDDQETVLRGVVTMLDEAIGQIQLGEEAVGDGDLIYGGDMMQWTKFANSLKLRTYMFLRNQDPSVDSEISSLLNSAELIRTNADEASIPFFDSNDNAHNVWVLNNLFGGFTDAGNGNNFIFAGETLVNIMNDLEDPRRETYFAYPTFDGGETFESTEYVGQTAGVSDYGDDTSMISQNIIRRDWPNRILTASEVLFYEAEFLATTGDLPGAYDAYIEGVRASLDFLAPYTVLNSRTGQSDGISDAEKDDYIANLPGAFSSEDQALEAIHTQQYIEVWDRAPENWSQWKRTKFPNLDVAQNADLGGIIRRFPYPPDEISSNPNTPQDPILDTPMWFEN, from the coding sequence ATGAAATTATCTAAAACACTAATTTTATTGACAGCGCTACTGTTTGCGCTGACAAGTTGCGAAGATTATTTGGATATAAATACAGATCCAAATGCCGCAACTTCGGTATCGCCAGATCTGTTGTTCCCAACAGTATTGGCAAATGTTGCTGCTAACCGGGCAATTGAGATTATGCCCTCAAACGCATTTTTTATAAATGCATGGGCACCAAACGGTTCTGCGGGGGTATTTATTAACCCAGATAGATATACCATTAGTCCATTTTCCACAGGGAATACCTGGAGCAACTGGTATGGTACAAGTTCCAGGAACCTTACGCTGATGATTCAAGCAGCTGAAAATCAGGAACCAACAAGGCCAAATGTAGCTGCCCAGGCTAAAATCATGCAAGCCTATCTGTTCTTCTCATTAACAATGATGTGGGAAGACGTTCCATTTACTCAAGCTCTTGATCCAGACGAATTTCCTGAGCCGGCATTCGATGATCAGGAAACGGTGCTCCGGGGCGTTGTTACAATGCTGGACGAAGCCATTGGCCAAATTCAGCTTGGTGAAGAAGCTGTTGGAGATGGTGATTTGATCTATGGCGGAGATATGATGCAGTGGACTAAATTTGCGAATTCATTGAAGCTAAGAACCTATATGTTTTTGCGAAATCAAGATCCATCAGTTGATAGTGAGATTAGCTCATTGCTGAACAGTGCTGAATTGATCCGAACAAATGCCGATGAAGCATCCATTCCGTTTTTCGACTCGAATGATAATGCTCATAATGTTTGGGTATTAAATAATCTGTTTGGTGGTTTTACGGATGCCGGTAACGGGAATAACTTCATTTTTGCAGGCGAGACTCTTGTAAATATCATGAACGATCTCGAAGATCCCAGAAGGGAAACATATTTTGCCTACCCAACCTTCGATGGCGGGGAAACATTTGAAAGCACAGAATATGTGGGACAAACTGCCGGAGTTTCTGATTATGGAGATGATACAAGTATGATTAGTCAGAATATTATTCGGAGAGACTGGCCTAACCGAATACTTACTGCATCAGAAGTTCTGTTTTACGAAGCGGAATTTCTTGCAACCACAGGTGATCTGCCCGGTGCTTACGATGCTTATATTGAAGGTGTAAGAGCATCACTCGATTTTCTGGCTCCTTATACGGTATTGAATTCACGAACGGGTCAGTCTGATGGCATATCAGATGCGGAAAAGGACGATTACATAGCGAATTTGCCAGGTGCATTTTCCAGCGAAGATCAGGCCTTAGAAGCCATACATACCCAACAATATATTGAGGTATGGGATCGCGCACCGGAAAACTGGAGCCAATGGAAACGTACGAAGTTCCCGAATCTGGATGTAGCACAGAACGCTGATTTAGGTGGTATAATCCGTCGTTTCCCTTATCCACCGGACGAAATTTCATCAAACCCAAATACACCACAGGATCCGATTTTGGATACCCCAATGTGGTTTGAGAACTAA
- a CDS encoding transposase, with product MIHWIDLFIRSAYQNILVDSLSYCQKEKGLLLHAWCIMPSHVHLIMGTKKDPMENILRDFKSFTSRKLKEEILTNPQESRKEWIVWMMKRAGIKNRNNNDWQLWQQHSQPVELSSNEMLDQRLNYLHNNPVEAGFVDHAECWKYSSATDYTGQKGLLQVSFIE from the coding sequence GTGATACACTGGATTGATCTTTTTATCCGATCTGCTTACCAAAATATTTTGGTAGATAGTCTCTCTTATTGTCAAAAAGAAAAAGGATTGCTTCTGCATGCTTGGTGCATTATGCCCAGCCATGTACACTTGATAATGGGTACAAAGAAAGATCCAATGGAAAATATTCTTCGCGATTTTAAAAGTTTTACTTCAAGAAAGCTAAAAGAAGAGATTCTGACCAACCCGCAGGAAAGCCGTAAGGAGTGGATCGTTTGGATGATGAAACGGGCAGGAATAAAAAATAGAAATAATAATGACTGGCAATTATGGCAGCAACACAGCCAGCCTGTTGAATTATCCTCAAATGAGATGTTGGATCAACGGTTAAATTATCTTCATAATAATCCGGTTGAAGCAGGTTTTGTAGATCATGCGGAATGTTGGAAATATAGTAGTGCCACAGATTATACTGGCCAAAAGGGATTGCTACAAGTATCTTTTATTGAATGA
- the alr gene encoding alanine racemase, producing MKSSFLQPSVIELDEGALKNNIRFLKNRANNSIKLSSVIKGNAYGHGITNFLPMAETSGMDHFSVFSANEALIAKKTQTSPDTNIMIMGMIRDDELEWAIENDVEFYVFELDRLKAAISSAEKMQKKARIHLQIETGMNRTGFEETTWKYLFETVQKNKKNITIEGICTHYAGAESVANYYRIEHQNKQLKKAIKLAQDILGELPPVHAASSAAYLSQPDMHYDMARIGIAQYGYWPSRENYMHVMKSLDLEQGEDPLKRVMCWKSEVMNIKWVDSGDFIGYGNVYLAGRKMKIATVPIGYTHGFGRNLTNAGYVLIHGTRAGVVGLVNMNMITINVTHIDGVMKGDEVVLIGQQGEDEITVASFGEMTNNLNYEVLVRLPTTIPRIVKK from the coding sequence TGAACTGGACGAAGGCGCCCTTAAAAACAATATCCGTTTCTTAAAAAATCGAGCGAATAACTCCATAAAACTCTCATCCGTAATTAAGGGTAATGCATACGGGCACGGCATTACTAACTTTTTGCCAATGGCCGAGACATCCGGAATGGATCACTTTTCCGTTTTTAGTGCCAATGAAGCCTTAATAGCTAAAAAGACACAAACTTCCCCTGATACGAATATCATGATTATGGGGATGATCCGTGATGATGAACTGGAGTGGGCAATTGAAAATGATGTAGAGTTCTATGTTTTTGAACTGGATCGGCTGAAAGCGGCAATCAGCAGTGCTGAAAAAATGCAGAAAAAAGCACGGATTCATCTCCAGATAGAAACCGGCATGAACAGAACCGGTTTTGAAGAAACAACCTGGAAGTATCTGTTTGAGACGGTTCAAAAAAATAAAAAAAACATAACGATCGAGGGAATTTGCACGCATTACGCCGGGGCGGAAAGTGTGGCCAATTACTATCGAATTGAGCACCAGAACAAGCAATTAAAAAAGGCTATAAAACTTGCCCAAGATATTTTAGGTGAACTCCCGCCTGTCCATGCAGCAAGCTCTGCTGCATATTTATCGCAACCGGATATGCATTATGATATGGCCCGCATCGGTATTGCCCAATATGGTTATTGGCCCAGCCGTGAAAACTATATGCATGTTATGAAATCCCTTGACCTGGAGCAGGGTGAAGATCCGTTAAAACGTGTGATGTGCTGGAAGAGTGAGGTGATGAATATTAAGTGGGTTGACAGTGGTGATTTTATAGGATATGGAAATGTGTACCTGGCCGGGCGGAAAATGAAGATCGCAACGGTTCCCATTGGGTACACGCACGGTTTTGGACGAAATCTGACCAATGCCGGGTATGTACTTATCCACGGAACGCGGGCCGGAGTTGTGGGGCTGGTCAACATGAATATGATAACCATCAATGTGACTCATATCGATGGAGTCATGAAGGGGGATGAAGTTGTACTGATCGGTCAACAAGGAGAGGATGAAATTACGGTGGCATCCTTCGGAGAGATGACAAATAACCTGAATTATGAGGTACTGGTACGCCTTCCCACCACAATTCCGAGAATTGTTAAAAAATGA
- a CDS encoding queuosine precursor transporter translates to MTLDSVRKSNSHKRDILFLSLTGIFLTALIFGNIVGTTKFVTIFSFEMSGWLQSITPSLVRDGKTYTMSIPVGLLAYPFTFLVTDLISELYGRKKAQTVVWIGFFMNMYMLLLMSIGHWFPNTYGVSGGLNLFEGVYDFVVANTISSMIAYLIAQTVDVRLFHFWKRITKGNYLWLRNNGSTMFSQLVDSTAILSILYFSGNLGDNITNLYLLGILIVNSYIFKFLFALFDTPIVYAAIWFFKDYDEDPEGYKLYKS, encoded by the coding sequence ATGACGTTAGATTCTGTACGAAAATCGAATTCTCACAAACGCGATATTCTTTTTCTAAGTTTAACAGGTATTTTTTTAACGGCTTTGATTTTCGGGAATATTGTAGGAACAACAAAATTTGTAACAATATTTTCGTTTGAGATGTCTGGCTGGTTACAGTCAATTACTCCGTCACTTGTAAGGGATGGAAAAACATATACCATGAGTATACCTGTTGGGCTGCTGGCTTATCCATTCACTTTCCTTGTAACTGATTTAATTTCCGAACTTTACGGAAGAAAGAAAGCACAGACGGTGGTTTGGATCGGTTTTTTTATGAATATGTATATGCTTCTTTTGATGAGTATAGGCCACTGGTTTCCAAATACTTATGGAGTAAGCGGTGGATTGAACCTGTTTGAAGGTGTTTATGATTTTGTAGTAGCAAATACAATATCCAGTATGATTGCATATCTCATTGCGCAAACTGTAGATGTAAGATTATTTCATTTTTGGAAGAGGATAACAAAAGGAAACTATTTGTGGTTACGGAATAATGGTTCCACAATGTTTAGTCAGCTTGTAGATAGCACGGCCATTTTAAGTATTCTCTATTTTTCGGGAAATCTTGGTGACAATATTACGAATCTTTACCTATTGGGTATTCTTATCGTCAACTCTTATATCTTTAAGTTTTTATTCGCACTCTTCGACACCCCAATTGTGTATGCGGCCATCTGGTTTTTTAAGGATTATGATGAAGATCCGGAAGGTTATAAATTGTACAAATCATAG
- a CDS encoding TonB-dependent receptor, with translation MILIFAIPSELYSQSVTVRGIITDASNGQTIVGANVLLLNQENEQVKGTVTDRNGLYRLQNIRPGEYQIRISYVGYLTSLDTLQIESGDETITYSVPMRVDNAQLDELVVSVESEAANITGGHQRVSAVDLTRVVTPAGSGDMASYLQALPGVVSAGDRGGQLFVRGGTPSENLVLIDGLTIYQPFHIVGFFSAFPENLLANADFYAGGFSPKYSGRISSVLDVQMRDGDVSNLNSNVSISPFLAEIQMEGPLGEGGNASWIASVRSSQIERTSDLFLEKLNRFGLTVSF, from the coding sequence TTGATTTTAATATTTGCAATCCCATCCGAACTTTACTCTCAATCTGTTACAGTTAGAGGAATTATCACAGATGCATCAAATGGACAGACGATTGTGGGGGCCAATGTCCTGCTCTTGAATCAGGAAAATGAACAGGTAAAGGGTACGGTAACCGATAGAAATGGACTATATAGATTGCAAAATATCCGTCCCGGAGAGTATCAAATCAGGATCAGCTATGTTGGATATTTAACGTCTCTGGATACATTACAAATCGAAAGTGGGGATGAAACGATTACATATAGTGTTCCTATGCGTGTAGACAATGCACAGCTTGATGAACTGGTTGTATCAGTAGAAAGTGAAGCGGCGAATATAACAGGTGGCCATCAAAGGGTATCTGCGGTAGATTTGACACGGGTTGTTACACCGGCCGGCAGCGGTGATATGGCCAGCTACTTGCAGGCACTGCCGGGTGTGGTTTCGGCAGGAGACAGGGGCGGGCAGCTTTTTGTGCGCGGGGGAACTCCATCAGAAAATCTGGTTTTAATAGACGGATTAACGATCTATCAACCATTTCATATCGTAGGTTTCTTCTCGGCATTTCCGGAAAACCTTTTGGCAAATGCCGATTTCTATGCAGGCGGATTTAGTCCGAAATACAGCGGCAGAATATCCTCGGTTTTAGATGTTCAGATGAGAGATGGTGATGTAAGCAACTTGAATAGTAACGTTTCAATCAGTCCGTTTCTTGCTGAAATCCAAATGGAGGGGCCCCTGGGTGAGGGTGGAAATGCATCATGGATTGCATCTGTCAGAAGTTCGCAAATTGAACGTACAAGCGATCTATTCCTGGAGAAACTCAACCGCTTCGGTTTGACAGTCAGTTTTTGA
- a CDS encoding SusC/RagA family TonB-linked outer membrane protein, with protein MNYKLLSTWLLCMFFVSSAYAQTGTLTGTVTDSRTGEEIPGVNLFIPDLDRGGGTDLDGVYSIQNIPLGEYTVTVSFIGYVRQELNVDISAGTNTVDIQLVQDLVGLDEIIITGQQIERQSRSVAYSISTVTGEEVSKARETNFVDALAGKVPGVQVQGQSGNIGSSTRITIRGISSLSGSNQPLFVVDGVPISNSNIVGNTSQDRLTGAVDVGNRGGDINSDDIESVTVLKGAASAALYGQRAKNGVILITTKRGSAQTGQSVTVNSSVRTSSPLRLPDFQNEYAQGDNGKYDSNSLNGWGPRIDGQQVENIRGEEVTLQAYPDNVEDFYRSDLTAINSISFSNADEVSDLRVGVTKTDQSGIVPNNRLDRTAVTVNTGRKMTEDLTVRLSGTYTDYSTTGRAVAGGNDPNVLTSLINTLPRTTDLAGELKDYKNEDGTQRALSSQTNNPYWIVNENPFKNSIKRVFGNAQARYSPLEWLSLTARAGLDYYTEERQRQNAVGTLGRDDGDFSLDIIQEEQINIDLMAEVNRDINEDISFQGVVGYNLNTREQSILNNTASTLDVPGLLNFANASSNNPSNFFSERRLFGVFADATFGYKNYLFLNATGRNDWSSTLPEDNNSFFYPSINTSFVFTEAFDVAGDILSYGKLRANYAQVGSDEDPYQLDFRYFPVSSIFGQYGTGATFPYGGRTGFNATATLPPQNLKPQLQKSFEVGAELQFFDGRFGFDFTYYDVRTEDQIISIPTPETTGFAALRTNIGEVSNKGIELSVNLNPIRTRTFNYVATVNFTTNNNIVESLAPGVEEIVIQSAFNGLQVRAEPGKPLGLYGPGFLRDEDSGELIINPDTGLIRTGGETRLGKIDPDYRLSMNNQFSYKGLNFSFLLDYREGGVLFSQTVGSLRRAGVAKETLENRGGTFIIDGLVENADGSFSQNTTPVQDVEAFWNNYSSASVHEGNTFSSTYVKLREVKIEYDLPRRWIENTPLSSLSVGVEGRNLFLLYSEVPHIDPETGLFGSASNGQGIEWNVLPSTRSFGANVQLRF; from the coding sequence ATGAATTATAAGCTACTAAGTACATGGTTGCTTTGCATGTTCTTTGTGTCTTCTGCTTATGCTCAGACAGGTACATTGACAGGTACAGTAACAGATTCAAGAACCGGTGAAGAAATTCCGGGAGTTAATTTATTTATTCCAGATCTTGATCGAGGTGGAGGTACAGATCTTGATGGTGTATATAGCATTCAGAATATACCCCTTGGAGAATATACTGTAACAGTATCTTTTATCGGATATGTACGACAAGAATTAAATGTTGATATATCAGCCGGTACCAATACTGTAGATATCCAACTCGTGCAGGATTTAGTCGGACTGGATGAAATTATTATTACCGGCCAACAAATTGAACGTCAATCAAGATCCGTTGCCTATTCAATATCAACGGTAACAGGAGAAGAAGTATCCAAAGCCAGAGAAACTAACTTTGTAGATGCTTTAGCCGGTAAAGTGCCGGGAGTTCAGGTTCAAGGACAATCGGGTAATATTGGTTCTTCTACCCGTATTACTATTCGTGGTATTTCATCACTTTCTGGTAGCAATCAACCTTTGTTTGTTGTTGACGGTGTTCCAATTTCTAACTCCAACATTGTTGGAAATACAAGTCAGGACAGGTTAACCGGCGCTGTTGACGTTGGAAACAGGGGCGGAGACATTAATTCAGATGATATTGAAAGTGTAACCGTTTTAAAAGGTGCTGCCTCTGCCGCTCTGTACGGCCAGCGTGCTAAAAATGGTGTAATTTTGATTACTACTAAACGAGGTTCTGCACAGACCGGCCAGTCGGTAACTGTTAATTCAAGTGTTCGAACATCTTCCCCGTTGCGCTTACCTGATTTTCAAAATGAGTATGCGCAGGGCGATAATGGTAAATACGATAGTAACAGCCTGAACGGATGGGGACCAAGAATCGATGGCCAGCAGGTTGAAAACATCCGGGGCGAAGAAGTTACACTTCAGGCATATCCTGACAATGTCGAGGATTTTTACAGAAGTGATTTGACGGCTATTAACAGCATCTCATTTTCTAACGCTGATGAGGTTTCTGATTTAAGAGTAGGTGTAACGAAAACAGATCAAAGTGGTATTGTTCCTAATAACAGGCTTGACAGGACAGCTGTTACTGTAAATACAGGCAGAAAGATGACTGAAGATCTTACTGTCCGATTGTCCGGAACTTATACTGATTATTCTACAACCGGTAGAGCTGTAGCTGGCGGAAATGATCCGAACGTACTTACTTCGTTGATCAATACACTGCCCAGAACAACAGACCTTGCTGGAGAACTAAAGGATTATAAGAATGAAGATGGCACTCAGCGCGCGCTCTCTTCACAAACCAACAACCCATACTGGATTGTTAATGAGAATCCTTTTAAGAACTCTATTAAAAGAGTGTTCGGAAATGCACAAGCACGTTATTCACCGCTTGAGTGGCTTTCACTCACAGCAAGAGCTGGTTTAGACTATTATACTGAAGAGCGACAACGACAAAATGCTGTCGGAACGCTTGGCCGTGATGATGGTGATTTTTCGCTTGATATTATCCAGGAAGAACAGATCAATATTGATCTTATGGCAGAAGTTAACAGAGATATTAACGAAGATATCTCTTTCCAGGGAGTTGTTGGTTATAACCTGAATACACGTGAACAAAGTATTTTAAATAATACAGCGTCAACTCTTGATGTACCTGGACTGTTAAACTTTGCGAATGCATCTTCAAATAATCCTTCAAACTTTTTTAGCGAACGAAGATTATTTGGTGTATTTGCAGATGCAACATTCGGTTATAAAAATTATCTGTTCCTAAACGCCACTGGTAGAAATGACTGGTCTTCAACACTTCCTGAAGATAATAACTCATTTTTCTACCCATCAATAAATACAAGTTTCGTTTTTACGGAAGCGTTTGATGTTGCAGGTGACATTCTTTCTTACGGTAAATTGCGTGCCAATTATGCCCAGGTAGGTAGTGATGAAGATCCCTATCAGTTGGACTTTAGGTATTTCCCTGTATCTTCAATTTTTGGGCAATACGGTACTGGTGCTACATTCCCGTATGGAGGAAGAACCGGGTTTAATGCAACAGCTACACTGCCGCCACAGAATCTGAAACCTCAGTTGCAGAAATCATTTGAAGTGGGTGCAGAGTTGCAGTTCTTTGATGGTAGATTTGGATTCGACTTTACATACTACGATGTGAGGACAGAGGATCAAATTATCTCGATCCCAACACCTGAAACAACAGGTTTTGCAGCTTTGAGAACCAATATTGGAGAAGTATCCAATAAAGGAATTGAGTTGTCGGTGAATCTGAATCCTATCCGGACAAGAACATTCAATTATGTTGCAACGGTAAACTTTACAACGAACAATAACATTGTAGAGTCCCTTGCACCTGGCGTGGAAGAGATTGTGATTCAAAGCGCATTTAATGGGTTACAGGTTCGTGCTGAACCCGGGAAACCATTAGGATTGTATGGGCCGGGCTTCCTGCGCGATGAAGATTCAGGTGAACTGATTATCAACCCCGATACAGGGTTAATTCGTACAGGCGGGGAAACACGTCTTGGTAAAATTGATCCTGATTACAGGCTCAGCATGAATAATCAATTTAGTTACAAAGGATTGAATTTTAGCTTCCTGTTAGACTACAGAGAGGGTGGTGTTCTTTTTTCACAAACTGTTGGTTCTCTCAGAAGAGCAGGAGTGGCTAAAGAGACCCTCGAAAACAGAGGCGGCACCTTTATCATAGATGGCCTGGTTGAAAATGCAGATGGAAGCTTTAGCCAAAACACAACTCCGGTACAGGATGTGGAAGCTTTTTGGAATAACTATTCCAGTGCAAGTGTACATGAAGGAAACACATTCAGTTCTACTTATGTGAAGCTCAGAGAGGTTAAAATTGAATACGATCTGCCCAGAAGATGGATTGAAAATACTCCATTGAGCAGCCTCTCCGTAGGTGTTGAAGGTAGAAATCTGTTTTTACTCTATAGCGAAGTTCCTCATATCGATCCGGAAACAGGCCTGTTTGGTTCTGCTTCTAACGGACAGGGTATTGAATGGAACGTGTTACCTTCTACCAGATCTTTTGGTGCGAACGTCCAACTAAGATTTTAA